CTACTGTAATGAATGGATTAGGTGTTGCGATTATTAGTACTTCTAAAGGCGTAATGACTGACCGTAAAGCTCGATTGGAGGGTGTTGGTGGTGAGTTGTTGTGTTTTGTTGCATAGTGCAGGAGATATTTAAATGTCACGTGTAGCTAAAAATCCAGTGACTGTTCCTGCTGGTGTTGAAGTGAAATTTGGAACAGATAATTTGACAGTCAAAGGTAAAAATGGTGAGTTGTCGCTTCCTTTGTCTACTGATGTAAATGTCGAATTAATTGACGGCTCTTTAACTTTTTCGGCTGCTAATGATAGTAAGCACGCTAATGCAATGTCTGGTACTATCCGTGCCCTTGTAAATAATATGGTTAAAGGCGTTAGTGAGGGTTTTGAGAAAAAATTACAGCTTATTGGTGTTGGTTATAGAGCCCAAGCTCAAGGAAATATTTTAAATTTGTCTCTAGGCTTTTCTCATCCGATTGTTTATGAAATGCCTGTTGGTGTGTCAGTGCAAACGCCATCTCAAACTGAGATTGTGTTAGCTGGTGCAAATAAGCAAGTTATTGGTCAAGTTGCTGCAGAGATTCGCGCATTTCGCTCTCCAGAGCCTTATAAAGGTAAGGGTGTTCGTTATGTTGGTGAAGTTGTGGTAATGAAAGAAACCAAGAAAAAATAATTGAGGCTTAGTAATGAATAAACATATAACCAGACTCCGTCGTGCACGCAAAACTCGTGCACGAATTGCGGACTTAAAAGTGATTAGATTGTGCGTATTCCGTACAAATAATCATATTTATGCGCAGGTAATTAGTGCTGAAGGTGATAGAGTACTTGCTCAGGCATCAACTTTAGAAGCGGAAGTGCGCACAATGTTGAAATCAGGTAGTAATGTTGAAGCTGCTACCTTGATTGGTAAGCGCATAGCAGAAAAAGCTAAAGCAGTCGGTGTTGAGCGTGTTGCTTTTGATCGTTCGGGTTTTCAATACCATGGTCGTGTAAAAGCTTTGGCTGAAGCTGCGAGAGAAAATGGATTGAGCTTCTAGGGATAGGTATTGGAGTCTTTAATATGGCAAAACATGAAATTGAAGAACGTGGCGACGGCTTAATTGAAAAAATGGTTGCTGTTAACCGTGTAACGAAAGTTGTAAAAGGTGGTCGTATTATGGCCTTTTCAGCGTTGACTGTTGTCGGTGATGGTGATGGTCGTATTGGTATGGGTAAAGGTAAGTCTAAAGAAGTACCTGTGGCCGTACAGAAAGCAATGGATCAGGCACGTCGTTCCATGATTAAAGTGCCATTGAAAAATGGAACAATTCATCATGAAGTAATTGGTCGTCATGGTGCAACACGAGTATTTATGCAACCTGCTAAAGAGGGTAGCGGTGTAAAAGCTGGTGGTCCAATGCGCTTAGTTTTTGATGCTATGGGTGTCCATAACATCTCTGCTAAAGTTCACGGTTCAACCAATCCGTATAATATCGTAAGAGCCACATTGGACGGTTTGTCTAAGTTATACACACCTGCTGATATTGCTGCTAAACGTGGTTTAACTGTAGATGAAATTTTAGGAATTAACCATGACTGAGCAAAAGAAAATTAAGATAACTTTGATTAAAAGTTTAATTGGTACTATTGCATCACATCGTGCTTGTGCACGTGGTTTGGGTTTGCGTCATAGAGAGCATACGGTTGAGGTGCTAGATACCCCAGAAAATCGTGGTATGATCAACAAGATCAGCTACCTTTTAAAAGTGGAGTCTTAAGATGTTCTTAAATACAATTAAACCAGCTGAAGGAGCTACTCATTCAGCTCGCCGAGTTGGTCGTGGTA
Above is a genomic segment from Neisseria weaveri containing:
- the rplR gene encoding 50S ribosomal protein L18, whose amino-acid sequence is MNKHITRLRRARKTRARIADLKVIRLCVFRTNNHIYAQVISAEGDRVLAQASTLEAEVRTMLKSGSNVEAATLIGKRIAEKAKAVGVERVAFDRSGFQYHGRVKALAEAARENGLSF
- the rpmD gene encoding 50S ribosomal protein L30, producing the protein MTEQKKIKITLIKSLIGTIASHRACARGLGLRHREHTVEVLDTPENRGMINKISYLLKVES
- the rplF gene encoding 50S ribosomal protein L6, with the protein product MSRVAKNPVTVPAGVEVKFGTDNLTVKGKNGELSLPLSTDVNVELIDGSLTFSAANDSKHANAMSGTIRALVNNMVKGVSEGFEKKLQLIGVGYRAQAQGNILNLSLGFSHPIVYEMPVGVSVQTPSQTEIVLAGANKQVIGQVAAEIRAFRSPEPYKGKGVRYVGEVVVMKETKKK
- the rpsE gene encoding 30S ribosomal protein S5 → MAKHEIEERGDGLIEKMVAVNRVTKVVKGGRIMAFSALTVVGDGDGRIGMGKGKSKEVPVAVQKAMDQARRSMIKVPLKNGTIHHEVIGRHGATRVFMQPAKEGSGVKAGGPMRLVFDAMGVHNISAKVHGSTNPYNIVRATLDGLSKLYTPADIAAKRGLTVDEILGINHD